GCGGTGGGCCCGGGGCCGATGCCGTGCTCAGATCCAGCGACCGTCCAACCACATCCGTGCCGACCATTCGGCGTACGGCAGGACCTGGCCGACGAAGATCGGATAGAAGTAGGCGAAGCAGAGCACGACGAGCGCCAGGTACGCCCCGACGATCACCCCGCCGACCAGCCGACGATCCTGGCTGGCCTCGTCGTCGGTAGCGCCGACGGGCTGACCACCGCCGGGGCCGGCGGGTGTGGCGATCGCACCCAGTACGTAGACCACCGCCAGCACGAGGAACGGCACCGCGGGCGCGGCGTAGAAGGAGAACATCGTCCGGCCGTCGGCGGCGAACCAGAACCAGGGCAGCAACCCCGCGCCCACGAACAGCAGGATCGCGCCGGCCCGCCAGTCCCGCCGGGCGAGGCCGAGCCAGATCAGCGCCGCCAGCGCGGGCAGGAACGACCACCACAGCAGCGGCGTGCCGAGCAGCAACACCTCGGCGGCACAGCTCGCCTGGCCGCAGTTACCGTCGCCGGACCAGTAGAAGGCCACTGGGCGGCCCAGCAACAGCCACTGCCACGGCAGCGACTGGTACTTGTGCGCGTCGTCGAGCTGGTTGTGGAAGCCCAGCGCGGCCTGGTGGTACTTGACCAGGTTCCACAGCGCGCCGATCACCGGCGTGTCGCTGAGGCCCGCGCCCGGGTACCGCTCGGCGAGCCGGTAGTAACCGTCCTGGCTGAGCAGCCAGCCCCACCAGGTCGCCACGTAGGTGACCGCCATCAGCACCCCGGCGAGCACCATCTGCGGGAACCCGTCGAGCATCGTCGCCCGCCACGGCCGGGGCACCCCGGCGGACCGGCGGGCACCGACGTCCCAGAGCAGCATCAGCAGCGCGAAGGCCGGAACGAAGAACAGCGCGCTCCACTTCACCGCGAAGGCGCAACCGAGCAGTACCCCGGTCGCCAGCCGCCACCAGGGCCAGTTCCGCCACCCGCCCGGCGGGCGGCCGGCGCGCCCCGGCGCGGTGGGATCCAGCCCGGCCGCCAGGGCGCGGGCCCAGCGCCGCCGGGTCGCGTCCCGGTCGAGCACCAGCGTGGCGAACGCGGCCAGCACGAAGAACAGCAGGAAGATGTCGAGCAGTGCGGTGCGGGACAGCACCAGGTGGAAGCCGTCGAGCGCGAGCAGCAGACCAGCGGCGCAGCCGAGCAGCGTGGAGCCGAACATCCGGCGCCCGGTCCGGATCAGCAGCAGCACCGAGAGGGTGCCGATCAGGGCTGCCGAGAAGCGCCAGCCGAACTCCGGCGAGGTGGTCCAGAGCTGGCCGGGCACCGAGATGCCGTGTTCGGCGTCGGAGTAGCCGAAGGCCCACTCGCCGAGACCGATCAACCACTTGCCAAGTGGCGGGTGGACCACGTACGACGGGCCGCCGTCCTTGTAGTTCCACTCCACGTGCTTGTCGATCAGGGCCCAGGCGTCGCGGGCGTAGTAGATCTCATCGAAGATCTTGCCCGGCGGATGGCTGAGGTTGGCGAAGCGGACAATCGCCGCGATCGCCACCACAAGCATCGTGGCCAGCCAGGAGTGTCCGTCCAGCCGACCCTCGACGGTGGCCAGCCGGCGCCGGACTATCTCCGGTACGCCGCGTGGCGTCGGATCGGTGGAGCCGGCAGTGGCTGCCGCGGACGCCGGATCCGGCCGGTCCGCGCTGGCGCTCTGTGCTGTCGACGCACTCGTCACCCGGCGATCGTAGGCTGCGGAGGGGGCCAATGGCGTGGGTCGTCCTTAAATCCGGTACGAGCGTCGATGAAGGAGTAGCGGACCTGTGGGAGAAATGACCGAAATGGGGCGTCTGGTGCTCCTCGGTGCGCCGCTCGGCAATCCCGCTGACGCCTCCACCCGGCTGCGCGACGTGCTCGCCACCGCCGACGTGGTCGCCGCCGAGGACACCCGGCGGTTGAGCCGGCTCGCCCGCGACCTCGACGTGACGATCCCCGGCCGGATCGTCAGCTACTTCGAGGGCAACGAGGAGCGGCGTACGCCGGAACTGGTCGACGTGCTCGCCGCCGGGTACCTCGTCGCTCTGGTCACCGACGGTGGGATGCCGAGCGTCTCCGACCCCGGCTACCGGCTGGTCCGGGCCGCCCTGGACGCCGGTGTTCCGGTCACCACCGCCCCCGGGCCCAGTGCCGTCACCACCGCCCTGGCCCTGTCCGGGCTGCCCTGCGACCGGT
This DNA window, taken from Micromonospora sp. FIMYZ51, encodes the following:
- a CDS encoding phospholipid carrier-dependent glycosyltransferase, translated to MVRRRLATVEGRLDGHSWLATMLVVAIAAIVRFANLSHPPGKIFDEIYYARDAWALIDKHVEWNYKDGGPSYVVHPPLGKWLIGLGEWAFGYSDAEHGISVPGQLWTTSPEFGWRFSAALIGTLSVLLLIRTGRRMFGSTLLGCAAGLLLALDGFHLVLSRTALLDIFLLFFVLAAFATLVLDRDATRRRWARALAAGLDPTAPGRAGRPPGGWRNWPWWRLATGVLLGCAFAVKWSALFFVPAFALLMLLWDVGARRSAGVPRPWRATMLDGFPQMVLAGVLMAVTYVATWWGWLLSQDGYYRLAERYPGAGLSDTPVIGALWNLVKYHQAALGFHNQLDDAHKYQSLPWQWLLLGRPVAFYWSGDGNCGQASCAAEVLLLGTPLLWWSFLPALAALIWLGLARRDWRAGAILLFVGAGLLPWFWFAADGRTMFSFYAAPAVPFLVLAVVYVLGAIATPAGPGGGQPVGATDDEASQDRRLVGGVIVGAYLALVVLCFAYFYPIFVGQVLPYAEWSARMWLDGRWI